A region of Allocoleopsis franciscana PCC 7113 DNA encodes the following proteins:
- a CDS encoding hybrid sensor histidine kinase/response regulator produces the protein MSKAKILVVEDEEIVAFDIESTLKDLDYEVPSVVASKEEAITFAAAIQPDLVLMDIMLQGSMDGIEAAQEIRSRFNIPVVYLTAYADSHTLQRAKITEPFGYVLKPFEEKELQTTIEIALGRHKAEERIRQALAKEQEISELKSQFISMASHEFRTPLATINSSNDLLQRYCRDSMDAKKSKHFYQIQTSVAQMIQLLDDVLLIGKANAGKLEFKPAPLNLLEFCRRLIEELQLNAGRQHKISFTSHGECTHVCMDENLLRRILTNLISNAIKYSPQGGKIIFELAYKDKIVVFDIHDQGIGIPVDSQKELFTPFYRAANASKIKGTGLGLSIVKRCVDLHHGQICVKSEVGLGTTFSVTLPRVSG, from the coding sequence ATGTCCAAAGCTAAAATCTTGGTAGTAGAAGACGAAGAAATTGTTGCCTTCGATATTGAGAGCACCCTCAAAGACTTGGATTACGAAGTTCCATCTGTGGTTGCCTCAAAAGAAGAAGCGATCACCTTCGCGGCTGCAATTCAGCCAGATTTAGTGCTGATGGATATCATGCTTCAAGGTAGTATGGATGGGATTGAAGCCGCTCAAGAAATTCGGAGCCGCTTCAATATTCCTGTGGTTTATCTGACAGCCTACGCCGATAGCCATACACTTCAACGAGCTAAGATAACCGAACCTTTTGGTTACGTACTCAAACCGTTTGAAGAAAAAGAATTACAGACTACTATTGAAATTGCGCTGGGTCGTCATAAAGCGGAAGAAAGGATACGTCAGGCATTAGCGAAAGAACAAGAGATTAGCGAACTAAAATCCCAATTTATCTCCATGGCTTCCCATGAATTTCGCACGCCTTTGGCAACTATCAACTCTTCAAACGACCTTTTACAGCGTTATTGTCGGGATTCGATGGATGCGAAAAAAAGCAAACATTTTTATCAAATTCAAACCTCAGTCGCTCAAATGATCCAATTACTGGATGATGTATTGCTTATTGGTAAAGCGAATGCCGGAAAACTGGAATTTAAGCCAGCTCCCCTAAATTTACTAGAGTTTTGTCGCCGATTAATTGAAGAGCTACAGCTTAATGCTGGCAGGCAGCATAAAATTTCCTTCACCAGTCATGGAGAATGTACCCATGTCTGTATGGATGAGAACCTGCTGCGGCGAATCTTAACGAATCTGATCTCGAATGCGATTAAGTACTCCCCTCAAGGAGGAAAAATTATTTTTGAACTTGCCTATAAAGATAAAATAGTGGTCTTTGATATTCACGATCAGGGTATTGGTATTCCTGTAGACAGTCAAAAAGAACTGTTTACTCCGTTTTACCGAGCTGCCAACGCCAGTAAAATCAAAGGGACAGGGCTAGGACTCTCGATTGTCAAACGATGTGTAGACTTACATCACGGTCAGATTTGTGTAAAAAGTGAGGTAGGCTTGGGCACAACCTTTAGCGTTACGCTGCCACGAGTGAGTGGTTAG
- a CDS encoding DUF3747 domain-containing protein, protein MKTSFRGTVAAFATVLISIIGAGTLAKAATFGKQEVDQNKFVAVAAPYGNNQHQLLLIEQISSKRPCWSESGSNPVTVDPLLLNFDFSGICGRSTDSNGYSMRLADEDFGLQYLLNVVQRNGELQLIATSRTNRTAPDIVIGRTRGLTSGFAKIFLEPGWRLTKRTYEGKTLGHVYLTNDLTLASIAGSGSGSGTGTDTGTGTGTGSGTGSGTGTGTGSGTGTGTGTDTTTIAFRDIASDVYASEINQAVALGFVAGFREDNTFRPQLALTREQLVSMVIEALGKLPGANFTVPTQVATSPYPDVAASRWSAAKIQWARDNKIVSGYTDGTFRPTQPVTRAELMAVQRRAAEYAQTLQGRQATLTPKQSAQQFSDTQGHWAASLISQMSSYCGVASPVNETGSLFAPDTQTRRNYAAAATLRMLNCVKSESTTTP, encoded by the coding sequence ATGAAGACTTCGTTTCGAGGGACAGTAGCGGCGTTTGCCACAGTTTTAATCTCCATCATCGGTGCAGGTACCTTAGCCAAGGCGGCTACCTTTGGTAAACAAGAAGTTGACCAAAACAAATTCGTTGCCGTCGCAGCACCCTATGGTAATAATCAGCATCAACTGCTGCTCATTGAGCAAATTTCATCTAAGCGCCCATGCTGGAGTGAGAGTGGTAGCAATCCTGTTACGGTTGATCCACTCCTCCTAAATTTTGACTTTTCAGGTATCTGTGGACGCAGTACGGACTCAAATGGCTATTCCATGCGCCTAGCGGATGAAGATTTTGGGTTACAGTACCTCCTGAATGTCGTTCAGCGCAACGGTGAACTCCAACTAATTGCCACATCCCGAACGAATCGCACAGCGCCAGATATAGTCATCGGCAGAACACGGGGTTTGACGAGTGGCTTTGCTAAAATCTTTCTCGAACCCGGTTGGCGGTTGACGAAAAGAACATACGAAGGCAAAACACTCGGTCACGTTTATCTCACCAATGATCTGACTTTAGCCAGCATTGCAGGTTCGGGTTCGGGTTCAGGCACAGGTACGGATACAGGGACAGGGACCGGAACGGGTTCTGGTACAGGTTCAGGCACAGGTACAGGCACGGGTTCTGGTACAGGGACAGGTACAGGCACAGATACCACCACCATTGCGTTCCGAGATATTGCCTCCGATGTCTACGCTTCGGAAATTAACCAGGCAGTGGCATTGGGTTTTGTGGCTGGATTTAGAGAAGATAATACCTTCAGACCTCAACTTGCCTTAACCCGAGAGCAACTCGTGTCGATGGTGATTGAAGCCTTGGGTAAGCTACCGGGTGCAAATTTCACGGTTCCCACTCAAGTTGCAACTTCTCCCTATCCGGATGTTGCCGCTTCACGCTGGAGCGCGGCAAAAATTCAATGGGCGCGGGACAATAAAATCGTGAGTGGCTATACCGATGGCACATTTCGACCGACTCAACCCGTGACTCGTGCAGAGCTCATGGCGGTACAGCGACGGGCGGCTGAATATGCACAAACCCTCCAAGGACGGCAAGCTACCCTAACTCCGAAGCAGTCTGCCCAACAGTTTTCCGACACTCAAGGGCATTGGGCGGCTTCGTTGATTAGTCAAATGTCTTCCTATTGTGGAGTGGCTTCTCCCGTTAACGAAACGGGTAGTTTATTTGCCCCAGATACTCAAACTCGCCGGAACTACGCCGCTGCCGCAACGCTGCGGATGCTCAACTGCGTGAAATCTGAGTCAACCACTACTCCCTAA
- a CDS encoding two-partner secretion domain-containing protein: protein MKKVSLALAVFDWVAAIASGAVLCTVAHQPLYAQTITPASDGTGTEVIPNGNGFDIDKGSRSSDGANLFHSFQQFRLDAGQVANFVSSPEIRNILGRVVGGNPSIIDGLIQVTGGNSNLFLMNPAGIVFGANASLNVPAAFTATTATRIGIGENNWFNTFSSNNYNLLIGTPSQFAFDIAQPGVITNAGSLVVQEGQSLTLVGGSVTNTGEIIAPLGDITIAAVPGENLVKISQTGHVLSLEISPDTTADGQVLPIQPQDLPAMLTGNSGHVLNQGQVLTNSSTNNGGDISIAGRVVENRGEIAANGSHGGSVRINTINLLDSGAIRANGTTGNGGEIGVNYTGTVIQTATAQTEAKGNTQGGAIVFNGTVNSVLTTSGTLDVTGEVGGSVHLFGQDLRLFATKIDATGNSGGGEILIGGDYQGQTQGTINAQNTFVNHASIFSADALTNGNAGMVVVWSDQKTSFYGNITARGGSLAGNGGLMEVSSKNELVFGGMANASAANGQAGQLLLDPKNITIDDSVSSSSFQLLDPNPSAGNGFGSRTAVLSNGNIVVSSVGDDLMAQNAGAVYLFNPNTGALLGSINGANAGDLFGFRAIIALPNGNYVFANPDADIEGIVDAGTVILANGNTGTEINRISGTNTNDRFGIRVDNLVPVFSDKLREIDSVVALPDGNYVFGSSLADIGGVVDAGTVILANGSTGTEINRISGTNANDRFGSGAITALPNNNYVFGNPLADIGGVVNAGTVILANGTTGVEINRISGAFANDRFGGSTNPFYSELGSAITALPNGNFVFGNPLADIGGVVNAGTVILANGTTGAEISRISGINGGDSFGNGAITALPNGNYVFGNPYANNFAGTVILANGMAGAEISRISGINTGILTDGDFVGFGAIIALPNGNYVFANPLANINGIVDAGTVILANGTTGAEISRISGTNASDQFGGGQLDVSDFFPTITALPNGNYVFGSPFANINGIVEAGTVILANGTTGAEISRISGTNANDYFGPPTFTTALPNGNYVFTNRFANINGVVDAGTVILANGTTGAEMTRISGTNPNENFGSGGTIALNNGNYLIASPSAGLGGRVDIVVANPNSLTYNYFPDQNITINPQLITQITDTGTAVTLQANNDITVNSAITTNNPNGNGGDLTFQAGRSIFVNANITTDNGDLTLIANDTAANGVVNAYRDPGTAVINIAPEVTLNSGTGNTTLQLNTGEDLTNNSSGTITTGDITTTGGKITINATNGITTGNLNSHSSEADGGDITLNTTNGNIQVTTIDAQGGTSDTGGKVDITTPNFFQATGTFTDQNGTTASISTAGGAGGGTMIIRHGGNGITPFIVGNAETNGTAGAMTTGNAAPEQTISPTASFLNTHTQDGIQIISVPGQTLPPPNPSAGSNPISDSSTNSQLSLGYFIADLLGADTIVNQDPELGDEKNTCMSVMQTSRLLPCDESNLSYCELWRMVNCKDLEEKS, encoded by the coding sequence ATGAAAAAGGTTAGCTTAGCACTTGCTGTCTTTGACTGGGTTGCTGCGATCGCTTCTGGCGCTGTGCTTTGCACAGTCGCACATCAGCCACTGTACGCACAAACCATTACTCCAGCTTCTGATGGCACGGGTACGGAAGTTATTCCTAATGGCAATGGCTTTGACATCGACAAGGGTTCCCGTTCCTCAGATGGTGCCAATCTTTTCCATAGTTTCCAGCAATTTAGGTTAGATGCTGGGCAAGTGGCTAACTTTGTTTCGTCTCCTGAAATTCGCAATATCTTGGGGCGGGTTGTTGGGGGGAATCCTTCGATAATCGATGGTTTAATTCAGGTGACTGGAGGCAATTCTAATTTATTTTTAATGAACCCCGCAGGGATTGTTTTTGGAGCGAATGCCTCGCTGAATGTGCCTGCTGCGTTTACGGCGACAACGGCTACAAGGATTGGTATTGGTGAAAATAATTGGTTCAATACTTTTAGTAGTAATAACTATAATTTGTTAATTGGAACTCCCAGCCAGTTTGCATTTGATATCGCTCAACCTGGAGTAATTACTAATGCAGGTTCTCTGGTAGTGCAAGAAGGGCAGAGTTTAACTTTAGTGGGCGGTAGTGTAACGAACACGGGTGAAATTATAGCACCCTTGGGCGATATTACTATTGCTGCTGTGCCAGGTGAAAACTTGGTGAAAATTAGTCAAACTGGACATGTGTTGAGTTTGGAGATTTCACCCGACACCACCGCAGATGGACAGGTATTGCCGATTCAGCCACAAGATTTACCTGCAATGCTAACAGGGAATAGTGGTCATGTCCTTAACCAAGGGCAAGTATTAACGAATAGCAGTACAAACAATGGCGGCGATATTAGTATTGCCGGTCGAGTGGTGGAGAATCGCGGTGAAATTGCTGCCAATGGTAGCCATGGTGGTAGTGTTCGGATCAACACCATAAATTTACTCGATAGTGGTGCTATTCGTGCCAATGGAACGACGGGAAATGGTGGGGAAATTGGGGTTAATTACACGGGTACGGTAATTCAGACAGCAACAGCCCAGACTGAGGCGAAGGGTAATACTCAGGGAGGAGCGATTGTATTTAATGGCACAGTTAATTCAGTTCTAACGACTTCTGGAACCTTGGATGTGACAGGAGAAGTAGGGGGTTCTGTGCATTTATTTGGGCAAGATTTGCGGTTGTTTGCTACCAAGATAGATGCCACTGGAAACAGTGGCGGTGGAGAGATATTAATTGGCGGGGACTATCAGGGGCAAACGCAAGGAACAATTAATGCCCAAAATACATTTGTCAATCATGCCAGTATTTTCTCCGCAGATGCTTTAACGAATGGAAATGCTGGGATGGTGGTTGTGTGGTCAGACCAAAAGACCAGTTTTTATGGCAATATCACAGCAAGAGGAGGCAGTCTGGCTGGGAATGGCGGCTTGATGGAAGTTTCTAGTAAGAATGAACTGGTGTTTGGTGGTATGGCGAATGCTAGTGCTGCCAACGGACAGGCAGGACAATTGCTGCTTGACCCTAAAAATATCACGATTGATGACAGTGTGAGTAGCAGTTCTTTTCAACTGCTTGACCCGAATCCGTCTGCTGGCAATGGATTTGGTTCGAGAACTGCGGTGTTGAGTAATGGCAACATTGTTGTGTCTTCGGTTGGTGATGACTTAATGGCTCAAAATGCGGGTGCGGTTTATTTGTTCAATCCCAACACGGGAGCACTGCTAGGGAGTATCAATGGTGCTAATGCTGGTGACTTGTTTGGCTTCCGTGCTATTATCGCCTTGCCTAACGGTAACTATGTCTTTGCTAACCCCGATGCAGATATTGAGGGGATTGTTGATGCTGGAACCGTAATTTTAGCCAATGGGAACACAGGAACAGAAATTAATCGTATTTCTGGTACTAATACTAACGACCGTTTTGGCATCAGAGTTGATAATCTAGTACCAGTCTTTTCGGATAAACTACGTGAGATAGACTCGGTTGTTGCATTACCCGATGGTAATTATGTCTTTGGTAGCTCACTTGCAGACATTGGTGGGGTTGTTGATGCTGGAACCGTGATTTTAGCCAATGGGAGTACAGGAACAGAAATTAATCGTATTTCTGGTACTAATGCTAATGATCGCTTTGGTAGTGGTGCTATTACCGCCTTACCCAATAACAACTATGTCTTTGGCAATCCTTTGGCAGACATTGGTGGGGTTGTTAATGCCGGCACCGTGATCTTAGCTAATGGCACCACAGGAGTAGAAATTAATCGCATTTCTGGTGCTTTTGCGAATGACCGTTTTGGCGGCAGCACAAACCCTTTTTACTCAGAACTTGGCAGTGCCATTACGGCCTTGCCCAATGGTAACTTTGTTTTTGGCAATCCTTTGGCAGACATTGGTGGGGTTGTTAATGCCGGAACCGTGATCTTAGCCAATGGTACTACAGGAGCAGAAATTAGCCGTATTTCTGGTATTAATGGTGGCGACAGTTTTGGCAATGGTGCCATTACGGCTTTGCCCAATGGCAACTATGTCTTTGGCAATCCCTATGCTAATAACTTCGCTGGAACGGTGATCTTAGCCAATGGCATGGCAGGGGCAGAAATCAGCCGCATTTCAGGTATTAATACTGGCATCCTGACTGATGGTGATTTTGTTGGCTTCGGTGCCATTATCGCTTTACCTAACGGCAACTATGTCTTTGCCAACCCACTTGCCAACATTAACGGAATTGTTGATGCCGGAACAGTTATTTTAGCCAACGGCACCACGGGAGCAGAAATCAGCCGTATTTCCGGTACTAATGCTAGCGACCAATTTGGCGGTGGTCAACTTGACGTTAGCGATTTCTTTCCTACCATTACTGCTTTACCTAACGGCAACTACGTTTTTGGCAGTCCATTTGCCAACATTAACGGGATTGTTGAGGCCGGAACAGTCATTTTAGCTAACGGCACCACGGGAGCAGAAATCAGCCGCATTTCGGGTACCAATGCGAATGACTATTTCGGTCCTCCTACTTTTACTACCGCTTTACCCAACGGCAACTATGTTTTTACCAACCGATTTGCCAACATTAACGGAGTTGTTGATGCAGGAACGGTAATTTTAGCCAATGGCACCACGGGAGCAGAAATGACGCGCATTTCGGGTACCAATCCTAACGAAAATTTTGGCAGTGGTGGCACCATTGCCTTGAATAATGGTAACTATCTCATCGCTAGTCCATCTGCTGGTTTGGGTGGACGAGTTGATATTGTCGTCGCTAACCCTAACTCCCTCACCTACAATTATTTTCCCGACCAGAACATCACCATTAATCCCCAACTAATTACCCAAATTACCGACACAGGCACAGCCGTTACCTTGCAAGCCAACAATGACATTACTGTCAACAGCGCTATCACTACCAACAATCCCAATGGTAATGGTGGCGACCTCACCTTCCAAGCAGGGCGCAGTATTTTCGTCAATGCCAACATCACCACAGATAATGGCGATTTAACCCTAATTGCCAATGACACTGCCGCTAATGGTGTAGTCAATGCCTATCGTGACCCCGGAACGGCTGTGATTAATATCGCCCCTGAAGTAACCCTCAACTCCGGCACGGGCAATACTACCCTTCAACTCAATACAGGCGAAGATTTAACCAACAACAGCAGCGGCACGATCACAACAGGCGACATCACCACCACAGGCGGCAAAATCACGATCAATGCCACCAACGGCATTACCACAGGTAACCTCAACTCCCATTCATCTGAAGCAGATGGCGGCGATATCACCCTCAACACCACTAACGGCAATATTCAAGTTACAACCATAGATGCTCAAGGTGGGACATCTGACACGGGGGGGAAGGTGGATATTACAACTCCCAACTTCTTCCAGGCAACAGGCACATTCACCGACCAAAACGGCACAACTGCCAGCATTTCCACGGCGGGAGGTGCTGGGGGAGGTACAATGATTATCCGTCATGGAGGAAACGGCATCACACCCTTTATTGTGGGCAATGCCGAGACGAACGGCACAGCGGGTGCAATGACCACGGGCAATGCAGCACCAGAACAAACCATTTCACCCACCGCCTCGTTTCTCAATACCCACACCCAAGACGGGATTCAAATCATTTCTGTCCCCGGACAAACTTTACCCCCACCCAATCCCTCAGCAGGGTCAAATCCCATTTCAGATTCCAGCACAAACTCACAATTGTCACTGGGTTATTTCATTGCAGATTTACTAGGGGCAGATACGATTGTTAACCAAGACCCAGAATTAGGAGACGAAAAGAATACTTGTATGAGTGTGATGCAAACATCCAGACTCTTACCCTGCGACGAGTCCAACTTGTCATATTGTGAGCTTTGGAGAATGGTTAACTGTAAGGATTTAGAAGAGAAGTCATAG
- the tftA gene encoding hormogonium tapered terminus morphoprotein TftA — MGRIFISAGHGGTEQGGRDYGSIVGSTNEATEMILLRDLVVPELRSRGFEVLSVPDDLSASQTIQWINARSRPGDVALEIHADSFSNPDVRGTTAFYIANNTERKKHAELLLLALVRRLPQLPNRGAKPDTATGIGRIAFSRDTILPSILLEVGFLSNPDDRSLLQNRRRDVALGIADGLAAWSREVSGTQPGGSTNPTYLPINIKINNQTYPEQGILINNNAYIPIDLVDRLGINLANNPEVLRVQYRNVVYVKAIELRDFHISVSWDNSSRTVILRSILTICPGQIDRIMGHGNTSEVQLMMFLKANNENALTQFPDLPKLYREEATIEGVNYDIAFSQMCVETNYLRFGNDIKPSQNNFGGLGAVGGGTEGATFPSARLGVRAHVQQLKAYASLEPLVQEPVSPRFSFVTRGIAPLVSQLSGRWSADLQYGERIMAVLKRLYESAGLL, encoded by the coding sequence ATGGGACGCATATTTATTTCTGCCGGTCACGGTGGTACGGAACAAGGTGGTCGCGACTATGGGTCGATTGTGGGCAGCACCAATGAAGCCACAGAGATGATTTTACTCCGTGACTTGGTGGTGCCCGAATTGCGATCGCGAGGGTTTGAAGTTCTCTCTGTCCCTGATGACTTGAGTGCCAGCCAAACTATCCAATGGATTAATGCTAGGAGTCGTCCCGGCGATGTGGCGCTGGAAATTCATGCTGATTCCTTTTCCAATCCCGATGTCCGAGGAACGACGGCTTTTTATATTGCCAATAATACCGAGCGCAAGAAACATGCAGAGTTGTTACTCCTCGCTTTAGTGCGACGTCTGCCTCAACTCCCTAACCGAGGCGCAAAACCTGACACAGCTACAGGCATCGGACGGATTGCCTTCTCCCGCGATACGATTCTCCCCTCCATCTTGCTGGAAGTTGGATTTCTCAGTAACCCAGATGATCGGTCTTTATTACAGAATCGACGCCGTGACGTAGCACTGGGGATTGCCGATGGATTGGCAGCTTGGAGTCGTGAGGTGTCTGGCACTCAACCAGGAGGTAGCACAAATCCAACTTACCTCCCCATCAATATCAAGATCAATAATCAAACCTACCCTGAACAGGGTATTTTAATCAACAATAATGCCTATATCCCCATTGACTTGGTGGATCGGCTGGGGATTAATTTAGCCAATAATCCGGAGGTTCTGCGTGTTCAATATCGGAACGTGGTGTATGTGAAGGCCATTGAACTCCGAGACTTTCACATTTCTGTTAGTTGGGATAATTCATCACGCACTGTAATTTTGCGCTCAATTTTAACCATCTGCCCTGGTCAAATTGACCGAATTATGGGGCATGGCAATACCTCGGAAGTGCAGTTGATGATGTTTCTCAAAGCCAACAATGAGAATGCTTTAACTCAGTTTCCCGACTTACCCAAACTGTATCGAGAAGAGGCCACAATTGAGGGAGTCAACTATGACATTGCTTTTAGTCAAATGTGTGTAGAAACCAACTACCTCCGCTTTGGCAACGACATCAAGCCCAGTCAAAATAACTTTGGCGGTTTAGGGGCTGTGGGTGGAGGAACAGAGGGGGCAACCTTCCCTAGTGCCCGACTCGGTGTTCGCGCTCATGTGCAACAACTGAAAGCTTATGCCAGTTTAGAGCCGTTGGTACAAGAACCGGTCAGTCCCCGATTTAGCTTTGTGACTCGTGGAATTGCGCCTTTAGTCAGTCAGTTGAGTGGACGTTGGTCGGCGGATTTGCAATATGGCGAGCGCATTATGGCAGTCCTGAAGCGTCTCTATGAGTCAGCCGGATTGCTTTGA